The window caaattaaaaaaatactacCATAGTGATAAAGGGAGAGAATGGGTTGAGTGATTTTATATTAATCAGTTTTTGTTTATGTAATCGGTTTTGAATGTTGGGTTTAAAAACTAAGACTAATCGGAGTGGGACGGAAATGGGGGAATCTTGCCCCTTTTCTTGCCATGAACACCACCCCCTCCAAACATTTAAGCCCCTTTGCCCCTTTGGGCGGAAAATATATCTCGCCTCCCACTTTGTTTCTTCCAAGAATTTGTGCCGTTGGAACGGCtagtttgtttaaaaaaaaaacttattttaccTTCCAAATTTATttaccatctatatatatacccacTACACCATTTGATTTTTTCTtgtctctttctttcttttcttctttacttttcttttttaacaatgtttcctaataataataataataactttaataataataacccttttaataataataataacccttTTAACAATTATAATAATCGTTATGTCGGTcctaatcaaaatcaacaagacGTCAACGATCGTAATATGCTATCAAACGCGATGTTGTTCCAATTGATCCAACAAATGGGTTCTACGCCACCACAAATGCCGGGGTTTACACAATTCTATGCGCCACGACAAGAGGGTTTTTACGGTTTTGGTGGGATTACGCCACCACAAAACACACCGGGTTCATTTTTtggtaactttttatatttttcggttatatatatatttgtatacatatatatatttttttcggtatatatatttatacgtATACATATTTcggtatatatacatatatataatttacggtatatatatttatacatatatataatttttggtatatatttatacatttatatatatttcggtatatatatattaatataactttttgcgatatacatatacattattatattattttttcgatatatatatatatctatataattttttcggtatatatatatatgtttatattgtaCATATGTCTTTTTTTATAGATCGACAACAAGTTATCGACACTCCATCTCCAAGGCTATCATCATCAAGACCACCATCACCAAGGCCCGTTTCCCCTTACGTTGAAATTGTTCAAGAAACGCAACCCGAATCTCAACCCGAAAGTCAACCCGAAAACCAAGCCGGCAGTTCAAAACCCAAGAAGCGTTCACACAAGAAGAAGGCCCCCGGCGAAGTGAGGATGAGAGCTCCCACGATTCCATGGTCACGGGAGGAAGAAATGGCGCTATGCACGACTTGGTTATCGGTTACCGAAGACCCGGAGGAAGGTATTATTTTTTTcggttatatttatatatttatattttttttttggtatatatatacaaatttatatatatttttttcggttatatttatatatttatattatttttttgggtatatatatacaaatttatatatatttttttcgattatatatatttgtacatacaTATTATCGTgacaactttgtttttttgtttttattagcTAATTATCAAAAGGAGAAGACGTATTGGATAAGGATAATGGATGGTTTGAGAACATTTTTGAAGAAGGACAAAGATTATCGTGAGCCGGAAGGTGTTGGTGCAAAATGGAGGGGTATGCATCCATTTATCCAAAGCTTCAATGCAATCTACACTCGTCTCACTAACTCGAACAATCATCAAAGTGGTGCAAATGATGCGGATGTGATTAAGAGAGCTCTCGCCGAGTTTCATGGGACTTACAAGACGCATTTCAAGTATTTGGATATCTAGGGAAATATTAGATGGTCGTCGAAGTTTCATTATGTGACCAACACTAATGTGAAGACAACCCGTGGAAAACCGACCACAAAAAGGTCAAAAACGTCATCCTCCAACGAACCACAAAGTCAAGGTATAAATTTCATTTCTTTATCTATTTAAAATAGAATTccttttctttatgttttatgttttatcaaTTGCAAACATGTTTAATCTTTTATGTATAAAAAGGTTCGGATGTACGTTTCGAGTTTGATTTAAATGACATGACCAAGGATGAGTCGGCGTTCCCGGAGCGCTCGTGCGGGAGAGACGTGGCTAAGAAAGCCGCTCATGGAGGGTCGTCGAGTTCTTCCGGCAAGGGAAAAGCGGTGGCTAGGTACTCGGAGACGTTTGATAATCTCTCAAAGAAGTTGGATGGTTTGTTTGAGGCGAGTAGGGAGCGGATCAATTTGGGCAAGCAAAAGGTGGAGATTGGACGAAAAAGACTTGAATCAAAGAATACTCAACTCAAGCTAGCACAGTTGAAAGTGTTGAGCACCGACTATGGTTATCTTAATGAAGAAGATAGATCAATCATGGAGAAGGCGAAAGAAGAATATAGGGAGAAGTATCGttagtttgtttaatttgtttaagtattggactttgttatatataattttagtttgtttaagTTGTTTAAGTATTGAagtttattatgtttaattttagtttggttaagttgtttaaaaattggtatgtaatgaactttatttttaaattatgtggAATGTTTGTTTAATATggatttattatatgttttgaattaaaaaagttaaaaataatatgtaaaaagtaaaaaaaaaaaataaaaaatgctaGGTGAAACATGTATGCCACATGGCATTTATCCCCCCAACCTAAATATGCCTTACTCCCCCTTTTCCTACCAAAATTCTCTTGCTTACGTGGCGGATATCCCCCACCCCTAAATGTGCCTCACTCCTTTTAGCCTaataacctattttgttttttaaacgtTGAGtacctttaaaattttgagTAAATAATATTCGCATCTATCATTAATCATtgtattataagtttataactttgGGTACATCAAGTCGAACTGTTACTCGGGTGAGTATGGTCCAAACTCATCTTTAAAGTCTAAAGTTTTAAATAgatttaatattcaattttacgttttatttttttaaggggtaatttcatatttacccaatCCCAAttaaatatttcatatttacccaGATCTCAAGTTATATTGTAATTAAAACTCTCATTAATATATACTTATCCAATAATAACTTATTCACCAATATACCCTTTCACGAGCGGCAAAAAGAAACAGAGTACTCCCGCCAATTAGCATATCCTGTTTATACCTCCATGACAGTTAAGATCATCAACATTGTTCATGCCAATGATCCCTCAATAGATATTCGCTCAGCAAGGTTTGTATCTCGATCGGTAGCTTTTGTATTTGTGCTTTCTTCTTTACAATTATCATAATGATTTTGACCATTAATAATAGTTTGTTACCTCTATGATAGTATCTAACGTAATGATACCTCAACAATTTTGTATGAGTTTTGCCATATAGATTAACATAGTTGTGGTGAAACAACATCAGTATAGTGGATTTGTGATGAGATTTATATCATCAATTTTAAGTTACGTTTTCAAAGGTCTTCTTTAGTgaatgaaattaaatttttgttttcaaaggTTTGTATCTCGATCAGTAGCTTTTGTTTTCAAAGGTCTTCTATAGTGcttattaatagttttttttgttattcttaTAATTCACACATTCTACTTATTGTATAAGAAgttaaattttgttaatatacCCGGATAcgttttgataaatttgatatcCTTCCTGTTAATAGAAACCATGATATCGGGCCTTTTTTGTTACTGTTAGTTATGTAGTTTTTAATTGGTATAAGTAGTAATGATTGGTGATTATGTTTTTGGCCGATGAATCATTTTGATTATCACAGTTGATAATATTGTTCAATTTTCACGTACCATAAACCCTTTAGTAATACGAGTACAATGTTTATATCATAATTTACAAATTATCAACCTTCCTTATGGGTTAATGTCGCGCCTGATTTAGATGCACCAATCTACTAGTCATGACTTCTCAAGGCCAAGGTGGGAAAACATGGTTGAATCACCTATAATCGAGTAAGTTTATGTGGACTTTTATTGATACAAAATTCGTTTATCTCTTGATGATGTGTAACATTAATTGTCGattaaaatttacttttagGCAAGAATCATCGAAATATAGGTTGAAGTTGAGATATGGGGGCTATTTTCGGGTTCCCAAGAACTCTTGTAggaaaaaattttgttttggcTTTCAAAAATGTATTTACATGGACAAATACACATACGACTTGAATCAACTAATTGAAGAGGTTGTAAGGCATTATCCATCAATGAGCGATCTAGGTTTTTCAATTGTTTTTCTTGACAAGCATGCCAAAGTGCAAACCTTTATTGAGCTTGATTCGGATGATAACTTCATGGAAATGCTTACCATGTACGAGGATGAAAAAGAAGTATTCATTTATGTGACAACAGGCAAGAGTACTTCTGGAACTAGTAACAATCaagaaaggtatatatataataattcgaagtgttatatataactagcacctatatatatatatatatatatatttatacatatataatgttGTTGTAAGTAATTTTTTGTATGCAAGGAACAACATGAAACTACTCATGAACTTCATGATGAGGATAACTCAGATTCTTGTCCTAGTGAAGAAAGTTATCATAGTCGTTTTAGCGAAGATTATGAAGGTGATATTATAAATTATGAAGGAGAAACTTCATCATATAGCACGAAATGTCCAAGCATGAAAGTGAGCTCGAAGTATCCAAATGTGATTGCTTTTAGAAGAGCATTGAACCATTACGCACTCGCAAATGAATT is drawn from Erigeron canadensis isolate Cc75 chromosome 9, C_canadensis_v1, whole genome shotgun sequence and contains these coding sequences:
- the LOC122583213 gene encoding uncharacterized protein LOC122583213; the encoded protein is MTKDESAFPERSCGRDVAKKAAHGGSSSSSGKGKAVARYSETFDNLSKKLDGLFEASRERINLGKQKVEIGRKRLESKNTQLKLAQLKVLSTDYGYLNEEDRSIMEKAKEEYREKYR